One genomic segment of Diceros bicornis minor isolate mBicDic1 chromosome 25, mDicBic1.mat.cur, whole genome shotgun sequence includes these proteins:
- the LOC131421692 gene encoding apolipoprotein L3-like, with protein MTSEACEVSPESKSFIENAIEFLWNTVSKEELQLLLTNDKTWKQLVAEADLSRDEADALHEGLIKLNTAMAMEDTDMIQKDQLYREKFLKEFALEKRELEKHIRQLHALADKVDKVHRDCTISHVVAKSTSAVSGILTILGLALAPVTAGVSLALSATGIGLGAAAAVTSVSTSIVDASSKLSAKVKASRLPSIDINKGEIVKETLDHIKPHVVSSTNNFTQVMEIIEKDIRDTMMGKGKYQLAAHAKRFVTVGKILFESGKMMKKAFGGPTLAIAKGAQIAGGATAGVFLLLNVVSLVEESVHLHKGAKAESAEELRQQAQELERVLEILTQIHESLQ; from the exons ATGACCTCAGAAGCCTGCGAGGTCAGCCCAG AGAGCAAAAGCTTTATTGAGAATGCCATTGAGTTTTTGTGGAACACAGTGAGCAAAGAGGAACTGCAGCTCCTGCTGACTAATGataaaacctggaagcaacttGTGGCTGAGGCTGATTTGTCCAG AGATGAGGCAGATGCACTACATGAAGGTCTGATCAAGCTGAACACAGCCATGGCCATGGAGGACACAGACATGATCCAAAAAGACCAACTGTACAGGGAGAAGTTTTTGAAGGAGTTTGCTCTGGAGAAACGAGAACTTGAGAAGCACATAAGACAGCTCCACGCACTTGCAGACAAGGTTGACAAGGTGCACAGGGACTGCACCATCTCCCACGTGGTGGCCAAATCTACCAGTGCTGTGTCTGGCATCCTGACCATCCTTGGCCTGGCTCTGGCACCCGTGACAGCAGGGGTCAGTCTGGCACTCTCAGCAACTGGTATAGGGCTGGGAGCAGCAGCTGCTGTGACCAGTGTGTCCACCAGCATTGTGGATGCCTCAAGCAAGCTGTCAGCAAAAGTCAAAGCCAGTCGCCTGCCATCAATTGACATCAACAAAGGGGAAATAGTCAAGGAAACTCTAGATCACATCAAACCCCATGTTGTTTCCTCGACAAACAATTTCACCCAAGTCATGGAAATTATTGAGAAGGACATCCGTGATACCATGATGGGCAAAGGCAAATATCAGTTAGCAGCCCATGCCAAGCGCTTCGTCACTGTTGGGAAAATCTTGTTCGAAAGTGGCAAGATGATGAAGAAAGCTTTTGGAGGTCCCACACTGGCAATTGCCAAAGGAGCCCAGATTGCGGGTGGGGCCACCGCAGGTGTCTTCCTTCTGTTGAATGTAGTCAGCCTTGTGGAAGAGTCAGTGCACTTGCATAAGGGGGCAAAGGCAGAGTCGGCTGAAGAGCTGAGGCAGCAGGCTCAGGAGCTGGAGAGAGTATTGGAGATCCTCACTCAGATCCACGAGAGTTTGCAGTAG